One stretch of Chitinophaga pendula DNA includes these proteins:
- a CDS encoding inorganic diphosphatase, whose protein sequence is MMTNPWHSVSTGSQSPHIVNAIIEIPKGCRAKYELDKESGLLKLDRVLYSSVYYPANYGFIPQTYCDDHDPLDILILSQVDVVPMCIMEAKVIGVMQMVDGGEADDKIIAVAANDMSVNYINDISELPPHFIAEMRHFFEEYKKLENKTVKVEEFQDKKKAEQIIIESIEGYRKMFGKK, encoded by the coding sequence ATGATGACAAATCCCTGGCACAGCGTGAGTACAGGTTCGCAGTCGCCTCATATTGTAAATGCGATCATTGAGATCCCGAAGGGCTGCCGTGCTAAATATGAGCTGGACAAAGAAAGCGGATTGCTGAAACTGGACCGTGTATTATATTCATCAGTATATTATCCTGCCAACTACGGATTTATTCCTCAGACTTATTGCGATGATCATGATCCATTGGATATTTTGATCCTTTCTCAGGTAGACGTGGTGCCGATGTGTATTATGGAAGCCAAGGTGATTGGTGTGATGCAGATGGTGGATGGTGGTGAAGCGGATGACAAGATCATAGCAGTAGCTGCCAATGATATGAGTGTGAACTACATTAATGATATCAGCGAGTTGCCTCCTCACTTTATTGCTGAGATGCGTCATTTCTTCGAGGAGTACAAGAAACTGGAGAACAAGACGGTGAAGGTGGAAGAGTTCCAGGACAAGAAAAAGGCGGAGCAGATCATTATAGAGAGTATTGAGGGATACCGCAAAATGTTCGGTAAAAAATAG